A region of Streptomyces sp. TG1A-60 DNA encodes the following proteins:
- a CDS encoding META domain-containing protein, with protein MDTQRLTRTALPLTALALLPLLAACGTESAGDGPGSRSVGSGSRAEVTGVHWKVDSLTVGGRTEQAPDDAYLRISDDGEVHGNYGCNTFGSTATFKKDGIDFATARSTEMACGDASMKFEETLARMLDAGTFTPGTADGELTLTTADGDTVRLSEEKPAELYGTRWRIDSLLDHEVATSLPEAAEGKAWFTLDKKAGTLSGSLGCNEVAAQATVSEGEITLGNPRTTRKMCSDSLMAAERTLLELFKGTVEYRIDHRTITLTSENNVGVGAVADK; from the coding sequence ATGGACACCCAGCGACTGACCCGCACCGCCCTGCCCCTGACGGCCCTGGCCCTGCTGCCACTGCTCGCGGCCTGCGGCACCGAGTCCGCCGGCGACGGCCCCGGCAGCCGGTCGGTGGGATCCGGCTCCCGGGCCGAGGTCACCGGCGTCCACTGGAAGGTCGACAGCCTCACCGTGGGCGGCAGGACCGAGCAGGCCCCCGACGACGCGTATCTGAGGATCAGCGACGACGGCGAGGTCCACGGCAACTACGGCTGCAACACCTTCGGCTCGACCGCCACCTTCAAAAAGGACGGCATCGACTTCGCGACCGCCCGATCCACCGAGATGGCCTGCGGCGACGCCTCCATGAAGTTCGAGGAGACCCTGGCCCGCATGCTCGACGCCGGGACTTTCACGCCCGGGACCGCCGACGGCGAGCTCACCCTCACCACCGCCGACGGCGACACCGTCAGGCTCAGCGAGGAGAAGCCCGCCGAGCTGTACGGCACCAGGTGGCGGATCGACTCCCTCCTCGACCACGAGGTCGCCACCTCGCTCCCCGAGGCGGCCGAGGGCAAGGCCTGGTTCACCCTCGACAAGAAGGCGGGCACCCTCAGCGGCAGCCTCGGCTGCAACGAGGTGGCGGCGCAGGCGACGGTGAGCGAGGGCGAGATCACCCTCGGCAACCCGCGCACCACCCGCAAGATGTGCTCCGACTCACTCATGGCCGCCGAGCGGACCCTCCTGGAGCTCTTCAAGGGCACGGTGGAATACCGGATCGATCACCGCACTATCACGCTGACCAGCGAAAACAACGTAGGGGTCGGTGCTGTTGCCGACAAGTGA
- the purF gene encoding amidophosphoribosyltransferase: MPRGDGRLNHDLLPGEKGPQDACGVFGVWAPGEEVAKLTYFGLYALQHRGQESAGIAVSNGSQILVFKDMGLVSQVFDETSLGSLQGHIAVGHARYSTTGASVWENAQPTFRATAHGSIALGHNGNLVNTAQLAEMVADLPKQEGRTPRVAATNDTDLLTALLAAQVDPDGKPLTIEEAAHAVLPKVRGAFSLVFMDEHTLYAARDPQGIRPLVLGRLERGWVVASESAALDICGASYVREIEPGEFIAIDENGLRSSRFADAKPKGCVFEYVYLARPDTDIAGRNVYLSRVEMGRKLAKEAPVDADLVIATPESGTPAAIGYAEASGIPFGAGLVKNAYVGRTFIQPSQTIRQLGIRLKLNPLKEVIKGKRLVVVDDSIVRGNTQRALVRMLREAGAAEVHIRISSPPVKWPCFFGIDFATRAELIANGMTIDEIGTSLGADSLAYISIDGMIEATTIAKPNLCRACFDGEYPMELPDPELLGKQLLETELAAGPAATAAADAIRRP, translated from the coding sequence GTGCCACGTGGTGACGGACGACTCAACCACGACCTTCTCCCCGGCGAGAAAGGCCCTCAGGACGCCTGTGGCGTCTTCGGTGTCTGGGCTCCGGGTGAAGAGGTCGCCAAGCTCACGTACTTCGGGCTGTACGCCCTCCAGCATCGGGGCCAGGAATCCGCGGGTATCGCGGTCAGCAACGGCTCCCAGATCCTCGTCTTCAAGGACATGGGCCTCGTTTCCCAGGTCTTCGACGAGACCTCGCTCGGCTCCCTCCAAGGTCACATCGCGGTCGGTCACGCCCGCTACTCGACCACCGGCGCCTCCGTGTGGGAGAACGCCCAGCCGACCTTCCGTGCCACCGCGCACGGCTCCATCGCGCTCGGCCACAACGGCAACCTGGTCAACACGGCCCAGCTCGCCGAGATGGTCGCCGACCTGCCCAAGCAGGAGGGCCGTACGCCGCGTGTGGCGGCCACCAACGACACCGACCTGCTCACCGCGCTCCTCGCGGCCCAGGTCGACCCCGACGGCAAGCCGCTGACCATCGAGGAGGCCGCCCACGCGGTCCTCCCGAAGGTGCGCGGCGCCTTCTCCCTCGTCTTCATGGACGAGCACACCCTCTACGCGGCCCGCGACCCGCAGGGCATCCGTCCGCTGGTCCTCGGCCGCCTGGAGCGCGGCTGGGTCGTCGCCTCCGAGTCCGCCGCCCTCGACATCTGCGGCGCCTCCTACGTCCGCGAGATCGAGCCGGGCGAGTTCATCGCCATCGACGAGAACGGTCTGCGCAGCTCACGATTCGCGGACGCGAAGCCCAAGGGCTGTGTCTTCGAGTACGTGTACCTGGCCCGCCCGGACACCGACATCGCCGGCCGGAACGTGTACCTCTCCCGCGTGGAGATGGGCCGCAAGCTCGCCAAGGAAGCCCCCGTCGACGCCGATCTGGTCATAGCGACCCCGGAGTCCGGAACCCCGGCCGCCATCGGCTACGCGGAGGCCTCGGGCATCCCGTTCGGTGCGGGTCTGGTGAAGAACGCGTACGTCGGACGTACGTTCATCCAGCCCTCCCAGACGATCCGCCAGCTCGGCATCCGGCTGAAGCTGAACCCGCTGAAGGAAGTCATCAAGGGCAAGCGCCTGGTCGTGGTCGACGACTCGATCGTCCGCGGCAACACCCAGCGCGCACTGGTCCGGATGCTGCGAGAGGCGGGTGCCGCGGAAGTCCACATCCGGATCTCCTCTCCCCCCGTGAAGTGGCCCTGCTTCTTCGGCATCGACTTCGCCACCCGCGCCGAGCTCATCGCCAACGGCATGACGATCGACGAGATCGGCACCTCGCTCGGCGCCGACTCCCTGGCGTACATCTCCATCGACGGCATGATCGAGGCGACCACCATCGCCAAGCCGAACCTCTGCCGGGCCTGCTTCGACGGCGAGTACCCGATGGAGCTGCCGGACCCCGAGCTGCTCGGCAAGCAGCTCCTGGAGACCGAGCTGGCGGCCGGACCCGCCGCCACGGCCGCGGCCGACGCGATCCGACGCCCGTAA
- the purM gene encoding phosphoribosylformylglycinamidine cyclo-ligase produces the protein MSETTGASYAAAGVDIEAGDRAVELMKEWVKKTRRPEVLGGLGGFAGLFDASALKRYERPLLASATDGVGTKVDIARQLGVYDTIGHDLVAMVMDDIVVCGAEPLFMTDYICVGKVHPERVAAIVKGIAEGCVLAGCALVGGETAEHPGLLGPDDFDVAGAGTGVVEAERLLGPDRIRTGDAVIAMAASGLHSNGYSLVRHVLLNQAGLSLDAEIADLGRTLGAELLEPTKIYSLDCLALTRTTEVHAFSHVTGGGLAANLARVIPDTLHATVDRSTWTPAPIFDLVGKTGQVERLELEKTLNMGVGMIAIVPQDSADVALTTLTDRGVEAWVAGGITDRADHTTGAELVGDYARS, from the coding sequence ATGTCTGAGACAACTGGTGCCAGCTACGCAGCTGCGGGCGTCGACATCGAGGCGGGCGACCGCGCCGTAGAGCTGATGAAGGAGTGGGTGAAGAAGACGCGGCGCCCCGAGGTCCTCGGCGGCCTCGGCGGTTTCGCCGGCCTCTTCGACGCCTCCGCCCTCAAGCGCTACGAGCGCCCGCTGCTGGCCTCCGCCACGGACGGCGTCGGCACGAAGGTCGACATCGCGCGCCAACTCGGCGTGTACGACACCATCGGCCACGACCTGGTCGCGATGGTGATGGACGACATCGTGGTGTGCGGCGCCGAACCGCTGTTCATGACCGACTACATCTGCGTCGGCAAGGTCCACCCCGAGCGCGTCGCCGCCATCGTCAAGGGCATCGCCGAGGGCTGTGTCCTCGCAGGCTGTGCCCTCGTCGGCGGCGAGACCGCCGAACACCCCGGCCTCCTCGGCCCGGACGACTTCGACGTCGCGGGCGCCGGCACGGGCGTGGTCGAGGCGGAGCGGCTGCTCGGCCCGGATCGTATCCGTACGGGCGACGCGGTGATCGCCATGGCGGCCTCCGGCCTTCACTCGAACGGGTACTCGCTCGTCCGCCACGTCCTGCTGAACCAGGCCGGTCTCTCCCTGGACGCCGAGATCGCCGACCTCGGCCGCACCCTCGGCGCGGAACTCCTGGAGCCCACCAAGATCTACTCGCTGGACTGCCTGGCCCTCACCCGCACCACCGAGGTCCACGCCTTCAGCCATGTCACCGGCGGCGGCCTGGCCGCCAACCTGGCCCGTGTCATACCCGACACCCTGCACGCCACTGTCGACCGCTCCACCTGGACTCCGGCCCCGATCTTCGACCTCGTGGGCAAGACCGGTCAGGTCGAACGCCTGGAGCTGGAGAAGACCCTGAACATGGGCGTGGGCATGATCGCGATCGTCCCGCAGGACTCGGCAGACGTGGCCCTCACGACCTTGACGGACCGCGGCGTCGAGGCCTGGGTGGCAGGCGGGATCACGGACCGTGCCGACCACACCACGGGCGCGGAACTGGTGGGCGACTACGCACGAAGCTGA
- a CDS encoding DUF3073 domain-containing protein, giving the protein MGRGRAKAKQTKVARQLKYSSGGTDLSRLANELGASTSSQPPNGEPFEDDEDDDPYAQYADLYNSDDEDEDDQSGPASHRRGA; this is encoded by the coding sequence ATGGGGCGCGGCCGGGCAAAGGCCAAGCAGACGAAGGTCGCCCGCCAGCTGAAGTACAGCAGCGGCGGGACTGACCTGTCGCGTCTGGCCAATGAGCTGGGCGCTTCGACTTCGAGCCAGCCGCCGAATGGCGAGCCGTTCGAGGATGACGAAGACGACGACCCGTACGCGCAGTACGCGGATCTCTATAACAGCGACGATGAGGACGAGGACGATCAGTCCGGTCCCGCGTCGCATCGTCGCGGAGCTTGA
- a CDS encoding Glu/Leu/Phe/Val dehydrogenase dimerization domain-containing protein, giving the protein MTYVSDGVLHTLFHSDQGGHEQVVLCQDRASGLKAVIALHSTALGPALGGTRFHPYATEAEAVSDALNLARGMSYKNAMAGLEHGGGKAVIIGDPDRIKTEELLRAYGRFVASLGGRYVTACDVGTYVADMDVVARECRWTTGRSPENGGAGDSSVLTAFGVYQGMRASAQHLWGDPTLRGRRVGVAGVGKVGHHLVEHLRAEGAEVVVTDVRADAVRRILDRHPEGVTAVAHTDALVRGDGAGGLDIYAPCALGGALDEDSVPVLTAKVVCGAANNQLAHPGVEKDLADRGILYAPDYVVNAGGVIQVADELHGFDFERCRAKAAKIYDTTLAIFACAKTDGIPPVAAADRIAEQRMHEAASARGR; this is encoded by the coding sequence GTGACCTACGTATCTGACGGCGTCCTGCACACCCTGTTCCACTCGGACCAGGGCGGTCATGAGCAAGTCGTGCTCTGCCAGGACCGGGCCAGCGGCCTCAAGGCCGTCATCGCCCTCCACTCCACCGCGCTGGGCCCCGCTCTCGGCGGCACGCGCTTCCACCCGTACGCGACCGAGGCGGAGGCCGTCTCCGACGCGCTGAACCTCGCGCGCGGGATGTCCTACAAGAACGCCATGGCCGGTCTCGAGCACGGCGGCGGCAAGGCCGTGATCATCGGCGATCCCGACCGGATCAAGACCGAGGAGCTGCTGCGCGCCTACGGGAGGTTCGTGGCCTCCCTGGGCGGCCGGTACGTCACCGCGTGCGACGTCGGCACCTATGTCGCCGACATGGACGTCGTGGCGCGCGAGTGCCGCTGGACGACCGGCCGGTCGCCCGAGAACGGCGGCGCAGGCGACTCGTCCGTCCTGACGGCCTTCGGGGTCTACCAGGGCATGCGGGCCTCCGCCCAGCACCTGTGGGGCGACCCGACGCTGCGGGGCCGCAGAGTCGGCGTCGCGGGCGTCGGCAAGGTCGGCCACCACCTCGTGGAGCATCTGCGGGCCGAGGGCGCCGAGGTCGTCGTCACGGACGTGAGGGCGGACGCCGTACGGCGGATCCTCGACCGGCACCCGGAAGGGGTCACCGCCGTCGCCCACACCGACGCGCTCGTCCGGGGCGACGGTGCCGGCGGTCTCGACATCTACGCCCCCTGCGCGCTCGGCGGAGCGCTCGACGAGGACTCCGTGCCCGTCCTCACCGCCAAGGTGGTGTGCGGCGCGGCCAACAACCAGCTCGCTCACCCCGGTGTCGAGAAGGACCTCGCCGACCGCGGGATCCTCTACGCGCCGGACTACGTGGTGAACGCCGGCGGGGTCATCCAGGTCGCCGACGAACTCCACGGGTTCGACTTCGAGCGGTGCAGGGCGAAGGCCGCGAAGATCTACGACACCACGCTGGCAATCTTCGCATGTGCGAAGACGGATGGTATTCCGCCGGTCGCCGCCGCCGACCGGATCGCCGAGCAGCGGATGCACGAGGCGGCCTCGGCGCGCGGTCGCTGA
- the bldC gene encoding developmental transcriptional regulator BldC, which yields MTARTPDAEPLLTPAEVATMFRVDPKTVTRWAKAGKLTSIRTLGGHRRYREAEVRALLAGIPQQRSEA from the coding sequence ATGACCGCTCGCACCCCTGATGCCGAGCCGCTGCTGACCCCGGCTGAGGTCGCCACCATGTTCCGTGTCGACCCCAAGACGGTCACGCGGTGGGCGAAGGCCGGCAAGCTCACGTCCATCCGCACGCTCGGCGGGCACCGCCGTTACCGCGAGGCTGAGGTCCGCGCACTGCTCGCGGGCATTCCGCAGCAGCGCAGCGAGGCCTGA
- a CDS encoding DUF6274 family protein — protein sequence MAASVRHETRALLRAHLSAASAYRHLTRHCPICHRLLRLATEPTTGGENGADGFLKEPTEDESPSRA from the coding sequence ATGGCGGCGTCCGTTCGACATGAGACCCGCGCGTTACTCCGTGCTCACCTGTCGGCCGCCTCCGCGTACCGCCACCTCACCCGCCACTGCCCGATCTGCCACCGCCTGCTGCGGCTGGCGACGGAGCCCACGACGGGCGGCGAGAACGGCGCAGACGGATTCCTGAAGGAGCCGACGGAGGACGAGTCCCCTTCCAGAGCGTGA
- a CDS encoding metallophosphoesterase yields MARVPAAPATVVNALRTALRRIPRALPHAPRALARHYRSRRLHPTLELVHHPHPWGRVLGLVAVVLLGAWLGLLIVGNVRTPVGPMNTTMALRPSLTGGTKINVSPLGALELSSHNAPVRLDVNVDQLDPERAQALVDHPERISGLQEEIASDVQHGTLDLALRSGVAVVSGATALGLAVYRRPRRALAAGGLAFVLLAGAGGTAAATWNANSVLEPKFSGLLSSAPSIVGNARNIVTEFDVYQKELARLVTNVTKLYDVTSTLPAYQSDPTTIRVLHVSDIHLNPASWRIIASLVAQYEINVIVDSGDTMDHGTAAENAFLDPIADLGAPYVWVRGNHDSRSTQRYLEGIDNAHVLDDGKAVTVGGLRFAGIGDPQFTPDRSSDKADLPSEEAAGRRLAAALRAQKAAGTPVDIAVAHNPDAARETDGDVPLVLAGHVHRPKMEVLDEGTRLRIEGSTGGSGLRALEGEYPAPIEASVLYLDRDSHRLQAWDQIKLGGLGLTTAEVSRHLPKENQPGANQPPPPSGSTSPETSPGTAPGTSPSTSRGASPDTSPGVSPEGSGAGSPSGP; encoded by the coding sequence ATGGCCCGCGTCCCCGCCGCCCCCGCCACCGTCGTCAACGCCCTGCGTACGGCCCTGCGCCGCATCCCCCGAGCCCTGCCGCACGCCCCCCGCGCACTGGCGCGGCACTACCGCTCGCGCCGCCTGCACCCGACCCTCGAACTGGTCCACCACCCCCACCCCTGGGGGCGTGTCCTCGGCCTGGTCGCGGTCGTCCTGCTGGGTGCCTGGCTGGGCCTGCTGATCGTGGGGAACGTACGCACCCCCGTCGGCCCCATGAACACGACGATGGCCCTGCGCCCGTCCCTCACCGGCGGCACGAAGATCAACGTCTCCCCGCTCGGCGCCCTGGAGCTGAGCAGCCACAACGCTCCCGTTCGCCTGGACGTGAACGTCGACCAGCTCGACCCGGAGCGCGCCCAGGCGCTGGTCGACCACCCCGAGCGGATCTCCGGGCTGCAGGAGGAGATCGCCTCCGACGTCCAGCACGGCACCCTCGACCTGGCCCTGCGGTCGGGCGTCGCCGTCGTGTCCGGGGCCACCGCGCTCGGCCTCGCCGTGTACCGGCGCCCCCGCCGGGCCCTCGCCGCCGGCGGTCTCGCCTTCGTACTGCTGGCGGGCGCCGGCGGGACGGCCGCCGCCACCTGGAACGCCAACTCGGTCCTGGAGCCGAAGTTCTCGGGGCTGCTCTCCTCCGCACCGTCGATCGTCGGCAACGCGCGCAACATCGTCACCGAGTTCGACGTCTACCAGAAGGAGTTGGCGCGTCTGGTGACGAACGTGACCAAGCTGTACGACGTCACGTCCACGCTCCCCGCGTACCAGTCCGACCCGACCACGATCCGTGTCCTGCACGTCTCGGACATCCATCTGAACCCCGCGAGCTGGAGGATCATCGCGTCGCTGGTGGCGCAGTACGAGATCAACGTCATCGTCGACTCCGGCGACACCATGGACCACGGCACCGCCGCCGAGAACGCCTTCCTCGACCCGATCGCCGACCTCGGGGCGCCGTACGTCTGGGTCCGCGGCAACCACGACTCGCGTTCGACCCAGCGCTATCTGGAGGGCATCGACAACGCGCACGTCCTCGACGACGGGAAGGCGGTGACCGTGGGCGGGCTGCGGTTCGCGGGGATCGGCGACCCGCAGTTCACCCCGGACCGCTCGTCCGACAAGGCGGACCTCCCCTCGGAGGAGGCGGCGGGGCGGCGTCTGGCAGCCGCCCTGCGCGCCCAGAAGGCGGCGGGCACCCCTGTGGACATCGCCGTCGCCCACAACCCGGACGCCGCCCGGGAGACGGACGGCGACGTGCCGCTCGTCCTCGCCGGGCATGTGCACCGCCCCAAGATGGAGGTGCTGGACGAGGGCACCCGCCTCCGGATCGAGGGCTCCACCGGCGGCAGCGGGCTGCGCGCTCTGGAGGGGGAGTATCCCGCCCCCATCGAGGCCTCGGTCCTCTACCTCGACCGCGACAGCCACCGCCTCCAGGCCTGGGACCAGATCAAACTGGGCGGCCTGGGCCTCACCACGGCCGAGGTCAGCCGCCACCTCCCGAAGGAGAACCAGCCCGGAGCCAACCAGCCCCCGCCCCCCTCGGGAAGCACGTCACCCGAGACCTCACCCGGTACAGCACCCGGCACCTCCCCCAGCACCTCGCGCGGCGCATCACCGGACACCTCACCCGGCGTATCGCCCGAAGGGTCGGGCGCCGGGTCACCGAGCGGCCCGTGA
- a CDS encoding metallopeptidase family protein, producing the protein MLEMTREEFEELVAEALDRIPPELTRLMDNVAVFVEDEPPADDPELLGLYEGTPLTDRGEWYAGVLPDRITIYRGPTLRMCDTREDVVAETEVTVVHEIAHHFGIDDARLHALGYG; encoded by the coding sequence GTGCTGGAGATGACGCGCGAGGAGTTCGAGGAACTGGTCGCCGAGGCGCTGGACCGGATCCCGCCGGAACTGACGCGGCTGATGGACAACGTGGCGGTGTTCGTCGAGGACGAGCCGCCCGCCGACGACCCCGAGCTGCTCGGGCTCTACGAGGGGACTCCGCTCACCGACCGCGGGGAGTGGTACGCGGGGGTGCTGCCGGACCGGATCACGATCTACCGGGGGCCGACCCTGCGGATGTGCGACACACGGGAGGACGTGGTCGCGGAAACCGAGGTGACCGTGGTGCATGAGATCGCGCACCACTTCGGCATCGACGACGCGCGGCTGCACGCGTTGGGCTACGGATAG
- a CDS encoding DEAD/DEAH box helicase: protein MSISSTDHVVVPENGEDVEGAQSASVEAAPEGTFADLGLPEGIVRKLAQNGVTTPFPIQTATIPDALAGKDILGRGRTGSGKTLSFGLPALATLAGGRTEKHKPRAVILTPTRELAMQVADALQPYGDVLGLKMKVVCGGTSMGNQIYALERGVDVLVATPGRLRDIINRGACSLANVQIAVLDEADQMSDLGFLPEVTELLDQIPGGGQRMLFSATMENEISTLVKRYLNDPVTHEVDAAQGAVTTMSHHILIVKPKDKAPVTAAIASRKGRTIIFVRTQLGADRVAEQLRDSGVKADALHGGMTQGARTRTLADFKDGYVNVLVATDVAARGIHVDGIDLVLNVDPAGDHKDYLHRAGRTARAGRTGTVVSLSLPHQRRQIFRLMEDAGVDAGRHIIQGGTTFDSEVAEITGARSMTEVQAESAGNAAQQAEREVSHLTKQLERATRRAAEFREEADRLTARAARERGEDPEAAVAATAAEAATAVETDGAPVEAPATVVEQSTERPATYERPSYDQPRQRREERGSGAGGERRDSDRGDRNDRGFRRDDRRDGDRGGRSFERRDGDRGGFRRDDRRDGDRGGRSFERRDGDRGGFRRDDRRDDRRDDRRDGDRGGRSFERRDGDRGGFRRDDRRDGDRGGRTFERRDGDRGGRAFERRDNDRGGFRRDSDRGGRSFERRDERGGHRGSDRPFNRDRQGDRPGLRSGGHERPYGRRDDHRGTGGSSFGRREDKPRWKRNG, encoded by the coding sequence ATGTCCATTTCCAGTACTGATCACGTCGTCGTGCCCGAGAACGGCGAGGACGTCGAGGGCGCCCAGAGCGCCTCCGTCGAGGCGGCCCCCGAGGGCACCTTCGCGGACCTCGGCCTCCCCGAGGGCATCGTGCGCAAGCTCGCGCAGAACGGCGTGACCACCCCCTTCCCGATCCAGACCGCGACCATCCCGGACGCCCTGGCCGGCAAGGACATCCTCGGCCGTGGCCGCACCGGCTCCGGCAAGACCCTGTCGTTCGGCCTGCCGGCCCTGGCGACGCTGGCCGGCGGCCGGACCGAGAAGCACAAGCCGCGCGCCGTCATCCTCACGCCGACCCGTGAACTCGCGATGCAGGTCGCGGACGCGCTGCAGCCGTACGGGGACGTCCTCGGGCTGAAGATGAAGGTCGTCTGCGGCGGTACGTCCATGGGCAACCAGATCTACGCCCTGGAGCGCGGCGTCGACGTCCTCGTCGCCACCCCGGGCCGTCTCCGCGACATCATCAACCGTGGTGCCTGCTCCCTGGCGAACGTCCAGATCGCCGTGCTCGACGAGGCCGACCAGATGTCGGACCTGGGCTTCCTGCCCGAGGTCACCGAGCTGCTCGACCAGATCCCCGGCGGCGGCCAGCGCATGCTGTTCTCCGCCACGATGGAGAACGAGATCTCCACCCTGGTCAAGCGCTACCTCAACGACCCGGTCACGCACGAGGTCGACGCCGCGCAGGGTGCCGTGACGACCATGTCGCACCACATCCTCATCGTGAAGCCGAAGGACAAGGCGCCGGTCACGGCCGCCATCGCCTCCCGTAAGGGCCGCACGATCATCTTCGTCCGCACCCAGCTCGGCGCCGACCGCGTCGCCGAGCAGCTGCGCGACTCCGGCGTGAAGGCCGACGCGCTGCACGGCGGTATGACGCAGGGGGCGCGCACGCGGACCCTGGCCGACTTCAAGGACGGGTACGTCAACGTCCTCGTCGCGACCGATGTCGCCGCGCGCGGCATCCACGTCGACGGCATCGACCTCGTGCTCAACGTCGACCCCGCCGGTGACCACAAGGACTACCTGCACCGCGCCGGCCGTACGGCGCGTGCCGGGCGTACGGGCACGGTCGTGTCCCTCTCCCTGCCGCACCAGCGCCGCCAGATCTTCCGGCTGATGGAGGACGCGGGCGTGGACGCCGGGCGTCACATCATCCAGGGCGGTACGACGTTCGACTCCGAGGTCGCCGAGATCACCGGCGCCCGGTCGATGACCGAGGTCCAGGCCGAGTCCGCCGGCAACGCCGCGCAGCAGGCCGAGCGCGAAGTCTCCCACCTCACCAAGCAGCTGGAGCGGGCCACGCGCCGCGCCGCCGAGTTCCGCGAGGAGGCGGACCGGCTGACCGCGCGTGCCGCGCGTGAGCGGGGCGAGGACCCGGAGGCGGCCGTCGCCGCCACCGCCGCGGAGGCCGCCACCGCCGTCGAGACGGACGGCGCGCCGGTCGAGGCCCCGGCCACGGTCGTCGAGCAGTCGACCGAACGCCCGGCGACGTACGAGCGCCCCTCGTACGACCAGCCGCGCCAGCGTCGCGAGGAGCGGGGCAGTGGGGCCGGCGGCGAGCGTCGTGACAGCGACCGTGGTGACCGCAACGACCGTGGGTTCCGCCGGGACGACCGCCGTGATGGTGACCGTGGTGGACGTTCGTTCGAGCGTCGGGACGGTGACCGTGGTGGGTTCCGCCGGGACGACCGCCGTGACGGTGACCGTGGTGGACGTTCGTTCGAGCGTCGGGACGGTGACCGTGGTGGGTTCCGCCGCGACGACCGCCGCGACGACCGCCGGGACGACCGCCGTGACGGTGACCGTGGCGGACGTTCGTTCGAGCGTCGGGACGGTGACCGTGGTGGGTTCCGTCGCGACGACCGCCGTGACGGTGACCGTGGCGGACGTACCTTCGAGCGCCGTGACGGTGACCGTGGCGGACGTGCCTTCGAGCGTCGCGACAACGACCGTGGCGGGTTCCGCCGGGACAGCGACCGTGGCGGGCGTTCGTTCGAGCGTCGCGACGAGCGCGGTGGGCACCGGGGCAGCGACCGTCCGTTCAACCGTGACCGTCAGGGCGACCGTCCGGGCTTGCGCTCCGGAGGCCACGAGCGTCCGTACGGCCGTCGTGACGACCACCGCGGCACCGGCGGCTCCTCCTTCGGCCGCCGCGAGGACAAGCCGCGCTGGAAGCGCAACGGCTGA